A region from the Thauera humireducens genome encodes:
- the cydP gene encoding cytochrome oxidase putative small subunit CydP has protein sequence MTLMERGLLRHLTLAIVIKLALITALWWAFIRDAKVAVDAGAMAAQALAPASVKQHTTSGETHGQ, from the coding sequence ATGACCCTTATGGAACGTGGCCTGTTGCGTCATCTCACCCTCGCCATCGTGATCAAGCTGGCGCTGATCACCGCGCTGTGGTGGGCGTTCATCCGCGACGCGAAGGTGGCGGTCGACGCCGGCGCGATGGCCGCGCAGGCGCTCGCCCCGGCCAGCGTAAAACAACACACGACATCTGGAGAAACCCATGGTCAGTGA
- a CDS encoding prenyltransferase — protein sequence MPAQKPAEPQPDAFGSPLGRYFAATRPAFLSVTLVACLIGLASAWRSGLAPDPATAVVTVLFALVAHAAGNVINDYHDAMSGADDANSGRLFPFTGGSRFIQNGVLGLRQTALLGYGLLAAVVPAGLWLSWQAGPGLVLIGLAGLVLGWAYSAPPLKLVSRGLGELVIAACWLLVVVGTDYVQRGAFDALPFVAGLSYALLVANLLFINQFPDHAGDAAAGKRTLVVLLGPQVAKWGYLLIAILAYGWLVAMVGNDTLPQKTAAAAMTLVLSFSAGRDLLEYASEPAELVPAIRRTILATNLHGLILAGALAFG from the coding sequence ATGCCCGCCCAGAAACCGGCCGAGCCGCAACCCGACGCGTTCGGCAGCCCGCTGGGCCGCTACTTCGCCGCCACCCGCCCGGCCTTCCTGTCGGTGACGCTGGTCGCCTGCCTGATCGGGCTCGCCTCGGCCTGGCGCAGCGGTCTTGCGCCGGACCCGGCCACCGCCGTGGTGACGGTGCTGTTCGCACTCGTCGCGCATGCGGCCGGCAACGTCATCAACGACTATCACGACGCCATGAGCGGAGCCGACGACGCCAACAGCGGGCGTCTGTTTCCGTTCACCGGTGGCAGCCGCTTCATCCAGAACGGCGTGCTCGGCCTGCGCCAGACCGCCCTGCTCGGCTACGGCCTGCTGGCGGCGGTGGTGCCCGCGGGGCTATGGTTGAGCTGGCAGGCCGGACCGGGCCTGGTGCTGATCGGGCTGGCGGGCCTGGTGCTGGGCTGGGCGTACTCGGCGCCACCGCTCAAGCTCGTCAGCCGCGGACTGGGCGAGCTGGTGATCGCCGCCTGCTGGCTGCTGGTGGTGGTTGGCACGGATTACGTGCAGCGCGGCGCCTTCGATGCACTGCCCTTCGTCGCCGGCCTGTCTTACGCGTTGCTGGTAGCCAACCTGCTGTTCATCAACCAGTTTCCCGACCATGCCGGCGACGCGGCAGCCGGCAAGCGCACCCTGGTCGTGCTGCTCGGCCCGCAGGTGGCGAAATGGGGCTACCTGCTGATCGCGATCCTCGCTTACGGCTGGCTCGTGGCGATGGTCGGCAACGACACCCTGCCGCAGAAGACCGCCGCTGCTGCGATGACGCTGGTCCTGTCCTTCTCCGCCGGACGCGACTTGCTGGAATACGCCTCGGAGCCGGCGGAACTCGTGCCCGCGATCAGGCGCACCATCCTCGCGACCAACCTCCACGGCCTGATCCTCGCCGGCGCACTGGCGTTCGGCTGA
- a CDS encoding Crp/Fnr family transcriptional regulator — MVEFSGSDGFGMDGDLSDLVVNTPRHFPRGFSIYQAGEKGGAWRVVAGTVRLDRGLDGDGHDALASLAVVGDIIGAETLLLERYTFTARALSDCTLIPWNEYGERPGHEGLLKALARAEQRFADILALRTGRATERVARLFSIMSSGVVGRRARAGQVLPRLRDIAEITGLTIETVSRTIKQLRGEGLPGLSGGLSAVEREDDASGR, encoded by the coding sequence ATGGTGGAATTCAGCGGATCCGACGGGTTTGGGATGGACGGGGATCTTTCGGACCTGGTCGTGAACACGCCCAGGCATTTCCCGCGCGGTTTTTCCATCTATCAGGCGGGAGAGAAGGGTGGCGCGTGGCGGGTGGTCGCCGGGACGGTCCGTCTAGACCGTGGGCTGGATGGAGACGGTCACGACGCCCTTGCCAGCCTTGCCGTCGTCGGGGACATCATCGGCGCCGAAACGCTGTTGCTCGAACGCTATACCTTCACGGCGCGCGCACTTTCCGATTGCACGCTCATTCCGTGGAACGAGTACGGCGAGCGTCCCGGACACGAGGGTTTGTTGAAGGCGCTCGCGCGCGCAGAGCAGCGCTTCGCCGACATTCTGGCGCTGCGTACCGGACGCGCCACCGAGCGCGTCGCCCGCCTGTTCTCGATCATGAGTTCTGGCGTCGTCGGCCGGCGTGCCCGGGCCGGCCAGGTCCTGCCCCGTCTCCGGGATATTGCGGAGATCACGGGCCTGACGATCGAAACCGTTTCACGCACGATCAAGCAGCTTCGGGGCGAGGGCTTGCCCGGACTTTCGGGCGGGCTGTCTGCGGTGGAGAGGGAAGACGACGCGTCAGGCCGGTGA
- the cydB gene encoding cytochrome d ubiquinol oxidase subunit II, with protein sequence MIFDYPTLKLIWWLLVGVLLVGFAIMDGHDMGVGTLLPFVGQNDEERRVVINTVGPHWDGNQVWFITGGGAIFAAWPIVYATAFSGFYWAMLAVLWALFFRPVGFDYRSKIHNATWRSTWDWGLFIGGAVPPLIFGVAFGNLLQGVPFHFDDSLVPYYTGSFWGLLNPFALLAGVVSTAMITFHGAIYLAHRTEGDIQRRSITAALIFGTLMLAGFSAAGLWIANGGFGYAITSAVDTAALPNPLAKTVELQPGAWLANYAKAPLTLLVPALAYAGGIAALWLVWKGRTLAAFVASSFALVGVIGTAGVSMFPFVMPSSTVPSASLTVWDAVSSQRTLGIMFWATLIFMPIIVAYTSWAYKVMAGKVTTAYIRENEHSAY encoded by the coding sequence ATGATCTTCGACTACCCGACCCTGAAACTCATCTGGTGGCTGCTGGTGGGCGTGTTGCTCGTCGGCTTCGCCATCATGGACGGCCACGACATGGGCGTGGGCACGCTGCTGCCCTTCGTCGGCCAGAACGACGAGGAGCGCCGCGTCGTCATCAACACCGTCGGCCCGCACTGGGACGGCAACCAGGTGTGGTTCATCACCGGCGGCGGCGCCATCTTCGCCGCCTGGCCGATCGTCTATGCCACGGCCTTCTCGGGCTTCTACTGGGCGATGCTGGCGGTGCTGTGGGCGCTGTTCTTCCGCCCGGTGGGCTTCGACTACCGCAGCAAGATCCACAACGCCACCTGGCGCAGCACCTGGGACTGGGGGCTCTTCATCGGCGGGGCGGTGCCGCCGCTGATCTTCGGCGTGGCCTTCGGCAACCTGCTGCAGGGCGTGCCCTTCCACTTCGACGACTCCCTGGTGCCCTATTACACCGGCTCGTTCTGGGGCCTGCTGAACCCCTTCGCGCTCCTGGCCGGCGTGGTGAGCACGGCGATGATCACCTTCCACGGCGCGATCTATCTCGCCCACCGCACCGAGGGCGACATCCAGCGCCGTTCGATCACCGCCGCGCTGATCTTCGGCACGCTGATGCTGGCCGGCTTCAGCGCCGCCGGGCTGTGGATCGCCAACGGCGGCTTCGGCTATGCCATCACCTCGGCGGTGGACACCGCGGCGCTGCCCAACCCGCTCGCCAAGACGGTCGAACTGCAACCGGGCGCCTGGCTGGCCAACTACGCCAAGGCGCCGCTGACGCTGCTGGTGCCGGCGCTGGCCTACGCCGGCGGCATCGCCGCGCTGTGGCTGGTGTGGAAGGGCCGCACCCTGGCCGCATTCGTCGCGTCGTCGTTCGCCCTCGTGGGCGTGATCGGCACCGCCGGCGTGTCGATGTTCCCCTTCGTGATGCCCTCCTCCACCGTGCCCTCGGCGAGCCTGACCGTGTGGGATGCGGTCTCGAGCCAGCGCACGCTGGGCATCATGTTCTGGGCCACGCTGATCTTCATGCCGATCATCGTCGCCTACACCAGCTGGGCCTACAAGGTGATGGCGGGCAAGGTCACGACCGCCTACATCCGCGAGAACGAACACTCCGCGTACTGA
- a CDS encoding cytochrome ubiquinol oxidase subunit I, which yields MVSEQLVDLSRLQFAATAMYHFLFVPLTLGMVWMLVIMESVYVMTGKTIYKDMTRFWGKLFGINFALGVTTGITLEFQFGTNWAYYSHYVGDIFGAPLAIEGLMAFFLESTFIGLFFFGWDRLSRQQHLLVTILMAVGTNLSALWILIANGWMQNPVGSEFSFETMRMELTDFWAVVFNPVAQGKFVHTVSAGYVTGAMFVLSISAWSLLRGRDVEFAKRSFRIAAAFGFASICSVIVLGDESGYAIGEAQQTKLAAMEAMWETEPAPASFNVIALPNEAEMKNDFALHIPWVMGLIGTRSLDKELPGLNQIYALNRERVTVGVEAVKLLEALRKNPQDAALREAFDKVKADLGFGLLLKKYVASMDDVTPALIERAARDTLPKVAPLFWTFRIMVALGFAMLALFGLALWYSIKGDFAQRPWLLRWALWFLPVPWLACEMGWFVAEYGRQPWTIYGVLPTHLSVSTLTVESLYGSLAGFVGFYTLLLIVEMVLMVKFARQGPGSLGTGRYMNETHHAHA from the coding sequence ATGGTCAGTGAGCAACTCGTCGACCTGTCGCGGCTGCAGTTCGCCGCCACGGCGATGTACCACTTCCTCTTCGTGCCGCTCACGCTCGGCATGGTGTGGATGCTGGTCATCATGGAAAGCGTCTATGTCATGACCGGCAAGACGATCTACAAGGACATGACCCGCTTCTGGGGCAAGCTCTTCGGCATCAACTTCGCGCTGGGCGTCACCACCGGCATCACGCTGGAGTTCCAGTTCGGCACCAACTGGGCCTACTACTCGCACTACGTGGGCGACATCTTCGGCGCACCGCTGGCGATCGAGGGGCTGATGGCCTTCTTTCTCGAATCGACCTTCATCGGCCTGTTCTTCTTCGGCTGGGACCGCCTGTCGCGCCAGCAGCACCTGCTGGTGACGATCCTGATGGCGGTGGGCACCAACCTGTCGGCGCTGTGGATCCTGATCGCCAACGGCTGGATGCAGAACCCGGTGGGTTCCGAGTTCAGTTTTGAAACCATGCGCATGGAGCTCACCGACTTCTGGGCGGTGGTGTTCAACCCGGTGGCGCAGGGCAAGTTCGTGCATACGGTGTCGGCGGGCTACGTGACCGGCGCGATGTTCGTGCTGTCGATCTCGGCCTGGTCCCTGCTGCGCGGGCGCGACGTGGAGTTCGCCAAGCGCTCGTTCCGCATCGCGGCGGCCTTCGGCTTCGCCTCGATCTGCTCGGTGATCGTGCTCGGCGACGAGTCGGGCTATGCGATCGGCGAAGCGCAGCAGACCAAGCTCGCAGCGATGGAGGCGATGTGGGAGACCGAGCCGGCGCCGGCGAGCTTCAACGTCATCGCGCTGCCCAACGAAGCCGAGATGAAGAACGACTTCGCCCTCCACATTCCCTGGGTGATGGGCCTCATCGGCACGCGCTCGCTGGACAAGGAATTGCCCGGCCTCAACCAGATCTACGCACTGAACCGCGAGCGGGTGACGGTGGGCGTGGAGGCGGTGAAGCTGCTCGAGGCGCTGCGCAAGAATCCGCAGGACGCGGCGCTGCGTGAGGCCTTCGACAAGGTCAAGGCCGACCTCGGCTTCGGCCTGCTGCTCAAGAAGTACGTCGCCTCGATGGACGACGTCACGCCCGCGCTGATCGAGCGCGCCGCACGCGACACGCTGCCCAAGGTGGCGCCGCTGTTCTGGACCTTCCGCATCATGGTGGCGCTGGGCTTCGCGATGCTCGCGCTGTTCGGCCTGGCCCTGTGGTACTCGATCAAGGGCGACTTCGCCCAGCGGCCGTGGCTGCTCAGGTGGGCGCTGTGGTTCCTGCCGGTGCCCTGGCTGGCCTGCGAGATGGGCTGGTTCGTCGCCGAGTACGGCCGCCAGCCGTGGACCATCTACGGCGTGCTGCCCACCCACCTGTCGGTGTCCACGCTGACGGTGGAAAGCCTGTACGGCTCGCTCGCCGGTTTCGTCGGCTTCTACACCCTGCTGCTGATCGTCGAGATGGTCCTGATGGTGAAGTTCGCCCGCCAAGGACCGGGGAGTCTCGGCACCGGCCGCTACATGAACGAAACCCACCACGCCCACGCCTGA